The stretch of DNA agttgcttatttacacatctagcagtCCAACATGATAATTCATTTGGAGAGTTGTTTTCGTCCACATGATGAATCTAAATCAGTCTAttggctctgtttttggtctgtaccaacccctgagggaaatgtgtggctctttagctgctaaatgctccactatgctcaccagctagtctctaactgtgtctgtcggctgtttgctgctgagcaggtagtggacagtggttttttaataatttttctctgaaaacagctgcctgcggCTGCAGGATACAACGCTATGAggggtgagagtgaaccaaaagaGTAAGGTTGCAGCTGGATAGCTAAACACTAAGCTTAAAAACTCACTATGAAtcaaagctgaggggagctgcagattcagctcATAGTTCCTCTGTAAGTTCATCACTATGATAGGCCCCTTTCACATAgttgattatagctgctttaacttttttatgtgactgtggttgtttttaattgaagaTTTGCCCATCAAAATAGTGTTTCTGTTGCTAACTTAATGCTTTAGTCGGTTTCACCCCTTTCTAAAGAGCTAGTTTACTGAATTCATTCACTGTTTTGTAATATTAACAAACAGGATGTGAATGCACCTCTGTAAAAGACTCTAGAAGCAGCTCAAAGGCCAACAGTGATTGCACCTAGTGACTGCGcttgtagttgtgtgtgtgtataccacTGGTCACTGGTGTGGTAATTTAACATACACCGGCTCAGATTCTTAATGACATGAAAGGAGTCCTACCTTAGCTCTCTAAGCTGAGCAGTATGGGTGCATACACTCACTCTCGCCTAGTCTTAACACGTGTGAATGCTCTGccttgtgtgtgttgcagtgctTCTCACCCTTAAAGGAAAAATTGTAGCATATTACAACTTAGGTTTTATGTTTGTAGCTCTGGTTTCAGTTCACTTCAGGAGTATCTAGGATGAGAGCTTTAGGGGGGTTGAGCCCCTAATGAGGATGTGACATGCATACAGGGCCTTGCAAAAGTGTTAAACCCCCCTGCTAAATCACCAATTTCCCTGAACAACAATtaataaattgatatttttctatatatgatattttaatttacaacgATAAATGCTGTTTGTAAAAGTGGAGAAGCAACGTAATTAGTTGGGTGGTCtattgtataataataatggttcAGAATGAACAATCACAGATTTCAATATAATACACCTGTGTTAGAGAGGACCCTCAGTTAGTTAATGAAACCTGAGGCAAAGATTCAATCTTAATGACCCGAACTTTCCAAAGGAAATATCAAGTTTTAACAAAGCAGATATGAGGagaaatatacaaaacattGTTTCAGTCCCTAAACCTCATGGGGACAGTCCACCATTAGGGACAGTTCACCATTATAACTGGCACAATAAGTATGTGGTCTTGACTATCTGTCATTTGACCGAATATTCTCTGTCAGAACATTCAgcaattttatttaacatttcaaatgacTTCTTTTATGTCTTTCTAATCTTTTTAATCTAAAATTCACTACCGTTACCTCCTTCTTCTTATCCTTTGGTTTTAGTGGCATGGCAGACTATCAACGTTAAAGGTGCATGCCGCCACCTACTGTACCAGAGTGTCTAACATTATGACTTTATGAATAATAGTGGATATTAAATCTGTTTAAATAAAGCCATTTGAACCTGTAATTCTTTGTCCCCTGTCTCTAACAGACACATTTGGAAAATCTAACATTAGAGggctaaaaattattttaaaaaacaaaagtattaataattagtaataaataatagtaataatggtTCCCTTTGTTACTGTGATGAATTGGTGTCAGAGAGATAATTAGGTGCAAATTCCACAAAATAATTCAGGTAACAGCTGTGGATGACCCTGGATGACATCTCAGCTTTCACTTTGGCAGTATAATTATATGCACCCCCCCTCTCACCAAGACCATGCTTCAAGAGAGCGGGCAACATGTAATTTGCGCGGGTAAATTTGATCACCATCTTCCTCAAGCCCAGATTTAAAGCAAGGCTAAAACAGGACGTTCTGGTGATGTGAGAGGTCGCATGCTGCTGTCAATTCAGTGGGAGCAGCAAAGAGTAGCTGTAGTTTAGCAGGAGACGTCAATTTATATGGGAAGGATGGTGCATTTTAGATGTCCATCACTATCTGACAGAACATAGGCACTTCTGCTTCAACAACTGCATATAACATACGTCAAGATGTACTTGACAGTTAGGTGTTAGTTAGAACTGAGACATTTGTTAATGACATATATATTGTATACTCTCTCTTCCCACCTGCAGCACTGAAGAGATCCTTTGAAATTGAAGATGTGGACGACATACCATCCTTCTCAGCTTCCCCAGTCTCTACCCCcatttccccctcttcctcccatTTCTTCCTAAACCACAATAAAGCCAATGAAGAGCACGGAGGAGCTGGCCAGTCCCCTTCATTAGccttcaacaacaacaacagcctgGGCTCTGCAGACCACCACTCCTGCATAAGCCTGAGTTCCAATCCCAGCCCAATCTTCAAGTCCCGTACAGTAGTCAGCAGCCTGTCCTTCAACCGAGGATCCATGAACAAGCCAACTATCCACAACAATAGCTCCTCCATGGCCAGAGCTGCATCTTTCCAGAGCAGGTTAAACCCCAATAGTTACTCAATGTTGTCTGGGCCAGGCAGTGACAATGATAGCCTTCACAGCTCCACATCCAGCCTGGAGTACTCTGGGGGTGTTGGAGGTGCCCTCCCTCTTATCAAGCTTGGGTCATATCCCAGTCCTCCACCTCAGGGGGAGTACCACAGAACCCAGCCCCAACTCCCACAACAGCACCTAGAGGAAGGTGCCAACTTGGGAAGTAACCAAAACCTGAAGAAGTTCTCCTCCCATGGGAGTGTTTTCCACTCTGAGATGGACCAGGGGCCAGGGATGGTGCTGGGTGTTCCACAGCCATGGGGGTCAAACCATGGCTCCATGCCCAGCCTAGACCTCCAAATTCgtgatggaggtggaggaatAGTGGGTATGCaaagaggtggaggtggaggcaggATGTCTCCAGGGTTGATGTATGCcaatgctaatgcaaactggAATGGTCATCTTCATAATGCCACCTCTATTGGGGAGGAGGGCTACTGTGGCTCCAAAAAAAACTGCCAGCCGCAAGGGCCCCAGGTCCTCAAGGCTCCCCAGCCTAAAGTCAAGGAGATACCACGTCTCAACAAGTTTCCCCTGGATCTGGACAGCTTGGTAAGCAGCACCTCAACAACATCTCTTGCCAAGGCTCAAGGAGGACCCATGAGCCCCAACCCCCCCAAGCCTCCTCCAAGGAGCACAGGACGCCTCCGCACCAACCCACCATCCACCTCAGCCAGCCCTTCAGCCTCTCTCAGCAGCCTGGACAGTTCTTCTGAAACCCCGCCCCTCTCCCTCCACCATCCcttcctgcctctctccccACGTTCTCCAACTCATTTGCAGGGCTCCCTTACTGTCCCTGAGATGAGTTCCTCTCCAGCGCCCATTTTTCCAGCCCTGAGCCCTCAGCCGGAGATTCCCTCAGGGCCCCAAATTGTCCAGATGGTCCCCAACCTGCCCAGCCATTACAGCTCATCAAGCCCCTCCATCCCCGGAGCAATTCAGTCTTTGGAAGATGGCGCAGGTGATACCAGAGATAGTGTAGGCTCAATCTTACAGAGGATCGCCTCCTTCTCTCAGTCTGTTGTCACTCACCCCACACAAGCAGCTGTGACCCAGCCCCCTATAGTCCAAAGTAATGGATGGTTATCATCTGCATTTGGGTGTCCTGCTGAGACCATGCCCATGCCCTCaaggaaacagggggaaaagaaacaagaaggtAAGATGGTTTTTGCAAAGTGCTAAAAACAGCTTCATTTGCAGTCTTTCTCTCTAATTTAGAACCATAGGTGattgtatgtgcatttgtgtgtgcctgttgtTCACGAGACAATCCCAAAGGGCACAAGGGATTTCAGTGGTGGGTAGGGGATTACAGAAAGAGTAATTATATATACAGGTAACCGGGATTGtaatcattttctttacatataTGCATGTGAATGGCGACTTCAGACCCATGAAAATAATATTCTGGTAGTGTGCAGCACAACCAAAAGAAAGATAATTAGATGGAGTGATGCAtcctcattttcaaaataattccATCCAACGTAtgaacaaaacaggaaatagaataatttattatatataaatatatataatgtataatatatagAAATTAAGTAACTAATGCTTCCAAAATAATTTTGGGGTAGGGGAGAAATTTGATGACTGATCTGCTGTATGTATACCatttacagatttacagtaaCCAGATTACCCATATATAGTGCATGTAATATACAGTCAAGACCAGAAGTACTTgtacagttacacattttttgttcttgagGCTCTAAACCATCCATAAttggatactacattaaaatgcaaagtctcagctttaatttgaagaGGTTtgcatcaatatagaaagaactgtgtggtagatatagccctttaaacacatagttCCCAA from Xiphias gladius isolate SHS-SW01 ecotype Sanya breed wild chromosome 3, ASM1685928v1, whole genome shotgun sequence encodes:
- the sept12 gene encoding septin-9 isoform X2; the encoded protein is MSELSVNDHLEGILSDFEALKRSFEIEDVDDIPSFSASPVSTPISPSSSHFFLNHNKANEEHGGAGQSPSLAFNNNNSLGSADHHSCISLSSNPSPIFKSRTVVSSLSFNRGSMNKPTIHNNSSSMARAASFQSRLNPNSYSMLSGPGSDNDSLHSSTSSLEYSGGVGGALPLIKLGSYPSPPPQGEYHRTQPQLPQQHLEEGANLGSNQNLKKFSSHGSVFHSEMDQGPGMVLGVPQPWGSNHGSMPSLDLQIRDGGGGIVGMQRGGGGGRMSPGLMYANANANWNGHLHNATSIGEEGYCGSKKNCQPQGPQVLKAPQPKVKEIPRLNKFPLDLDSLVSSTSTTSLAKAQGGPMSPNPPKPPPRSTGRLRTNPPSTSASPSASLSSLDSSSETPPLSLHHPFLPLSPRSPTHLQGSLTVPEMSSSPAPIFPALSPQPEIPSGPQIVQMVPNLPSHYSSSSPSIPGAIQSLEDGAGDTRDSVGSILQRIASFSQSVVTHPTQAAVTQPPIVQSNGWLSSAFGCPAETMPMPSRKQGEKKQEETAGQLEMDPVTIMEERKEKEKGIMGQKEEDEGKSEGQPASMKTQNSMKEKEENCVEVCTEMEEKGNEEGEMKKEMELEAEVELCQSVSGQQISFIRGTDLFGYVGIEAVLDQMRRKTMKAGFEFNIMVVGQSGLGKSTLVNTLFKSKVSRKSCTPNYEEEISKTVKLHSVSHVIEEKGVNMKLTVIDTPGFGDQINNENCWEPIVKYVNEQYEKYLREELHVNRKRRIPDSRVHCCIYFLPATGHRLRPIDVEFLKRLGKIVSIIPVIAKADALTIEERQEFKERIRQDLAANGIHVYPQKEYDEDQEEHILNNRIRESIPFAVVGTDKEHQVNGNKVLGRKTKWGIIEVENVAHCEFANLRDLLIRIQPQSRCAQCPVSLAGPERRDTQHPL
- the sept12 gene encoding septin-9 isoform X3, which encodes MSELSVNDHLEGILSDFEALKRSFEIEDVDDIPSFSASPVSTPISPSSSHFFLNHNKANEEHGGAGQSPSLAFNNNNSLGSADHHSCISLSSNPSPIFKSRTVVSSLSFNRGSMNKPTIHNNSSSMARAASFQSRLNPNSYSMLSGPGSDNDSLHSSTSSLEYSGGVGGALPLIKLGSYPSPPPQGEYHRTQPQLPQQHLEEGANLGSNQNLKKFSSHGSVFHSEMDQGPGMVLGVPQPWGSNHGSMPSLDLQIRDGGGGIVGMQRGGGGGRMSPGLMYANANANWNGHLHNATSIGEEGYCGSKKNCQPQGPQVLKAPQPKVKEIPRLNKFPLDLDSLVSSTSTTSLAKAQGGPMSPNPPKPPPRSTGRLRTNPPSTSASPSASLSSLDSSSETPPLSLHHPFLPLSPRSPTHLQGSLTVPEMSSSPAPIFPALSPQPEIPSGPQIVQMVPNLPSHYSSSSPSIPGAIQSLEDGAGDTRDSVGSILQRIASFSQSVVTHPTQAAVTQPPIVQSNGWLSSAFGCPAETMPMPSRKQGEKKQEETAGQLEMDPVTIMEERKEKEKGIMGQKEEDEGKSEGQPASMKTQNSMKEKEENCVEVCTEMEEKGNEEGEMKKEMELEAEVELCQSVSGQQISFIRGTDLFGYVGIEAVLDQMRRKTMKAGFEFNIMVVGQSGLGKSTLVNTLFKSKVSRKSCTPNYEEEISKTVKLHSVSHVIEEKGVNMKLTVIDTPGFGDQINNENCWEPIVKYVNEQYEKYLREELHVNRKRRIPDSRVHCCIYFLPATGHRLRPIDVEFLKRLGKIVSIIPVIAKADALTIEERQEFKERESIPFAVVGTDKEHQVNGNKVLGRKTKWGIIEVENVAHCEFANLRDLLIRSHLQDLKDVTHNIHYETYRIRRLNESNMNFSELGLSLWPLENGTDDKFDSESHL
- the sept12 gene encoding septin-9 isoform X1, encoding MSELSVNDHLEGILSDFEALKRSFEIEDVDDIPSFSASPVSTPISPSSSHFFLNHNKANEEHGGAGQSPSLAFNNNNSLGSADHHSCISLSSNPSPIFKSRTVVSSLSFNRGSMNKPTIHNNSSSMARAASFQSRLNPNSYSMLSGPGSDNDSLHSSTSSLEYSGGVGGALPLIKLGSYPSPPPQGEYHRTQPQLPQQHLEEGANLGSNQNLKKFSSHGSVFHSEMDQGPGMVLGVPQPWGSNHGSMPSLDLQIRDGGGGIVGMQRGGGGGRMSPGLMYANANANWNGHLHNATSIGEEGYCGSKKNCQPQGPQVLKAPQPKVKEIPRLNKFPLDLDSLVSSTSTTSLAKAQGGPMSPNPPKPPPRSTGRLRTNPPSTSASPSASLSSLDSSSETPPLSLHHPFLPLSPRSPTHLQGSLTVPEMSSSPAPIFPALSPQPEIPSGPQIVQMVPNLPSHYSSSSPSIPGAIQSLEDGAGDTRDSVGSILQRIASFSQSVVTHPTQAAVTQPPIVQSNGWLSSAFGCPAETMPMPSRKQGEKKQEETAGQLEMDPVTIMEERKEKEKGIMGQKEEDEGKSEGQPASMKTQNSMKEKEENCVEVCTEMEEKGNEEGEMKKEMELEAEVELCQSVSGQQISFIRGTDLFGYVGIEAVLDQMRRKTMKAGFEFNIMVVGQSGLGKSTLVNTLFKSKVSRKSCTPNYEEEISKTVKLHSVSHVIEEKGVNMKLTVIDTPGFGDQINNENCWEPIVKYVNEQYEKYLREELHVNRKRRIPDSRVHCCIYFLPATGHRLRPIDVEFLKRLGKIVSIIPVIAKADALTIEERQEFKERIRQDLAANGIHVYPQKEYDEDQEEHILNNRIRESIPFAVVGTDKEHQVNGNKVLGRKTKWGIIEVENVAHCEFANLRDLLIRSHLQDLKDVTHNIHYETYRIRRLNESNMNFSELGLSLWPLENGTDDKFDSESHL